One genomic segment of Ictalurus punctatus breed USDA103 chromosome 12, Coco_2.0, whole genome shotgun sequence includes these proteins:
- the zswim2 gene encoding E3 ubiquitin-protein ligase ZSWIM2 has translation MLRKRVWRKAANDAVSWHQDESLNTTIFILKEFGPTGFLLKEDREPKNYKVFLGDPHTCTCGTFQKEKDLCKHICWVLMRKFRLPRDHEYCFQPGLVERQILEVLQRPYRTDISVPSAPAQLCSSEEDDGTIRKKDIRDDDICPICQEELLRKRLPVAHCRFGCGNNIHISCMKVWADHQSRSKTDGMVKCPLCREDFCMLKMLLEQVKNAGQLCTSSERERLEKHLGIPCNNCRICPVVGKCFKCSVCSYYHLCEDCFKRNCHPQHSFAVRMKRNQSWQVMMESKKSLTVNQETNTNSETAVMSDVVPEHVLRMFPVIQVHQRSRLLEHGVQCRLCLQSFHVGQQVKTLPCRHKFHSGCIKTWLRQSICCPVDWHVIYNPLTWSGNDIKTTSTALPASSAQVNLTDQQNTELYVPGIGLQRKEISDISKAASLAPVSLKSMVQNTQALCIDSKQFCESRSMQRCPSLEQAPVLASKKRMHAKTSCPSLSLSPAVVRMELSRGTQRSLFVGFNKLDNKPQRKASSVHGQMRPVRLEGDGVGVRTWSSSGDQSILDLQPTSIPISAKHERN, from the exons ATGCTCCGAAAAAGAGTTTGGAGAAAAGCAGCGAACGATGCTGTTAGTTGGCATCAAGATGAGTCCCTCAACACCACCATTTTCATCCTGAAAGAATTTGGGCCTACAGGGTTCCTTCTCAAAGAAGATAGAGAACCCAAAAACTACAAa gtaTTCCTGGGTGATCCTCACACGTGCACTTGTGGAACCTTCCAGAAAGAGAAGGACCTCTGCAAACACATCTGCTG GGTTTTGATGCGCAAATTTAGGCTACCAAGAGATCATGAAT ACTGTTTCCAGCCAGGTCTTGTAGAGAGACAGATCCTGGAGGTGTTACAGCGTCCGTACAGGACAGACATCAGCGTCCCATCAGCCCCTGCACAGCTTTGCTCTAGTGAGGAAGATGATGGTACGATCAGGAAGAAAGACATTAGGGATGACGATATCTGTCCCATCTGTCAAGAAGAACTGCTTAGAAAAAGACTTCCAGTGGCGCATTGCAG GTTTGGATGCGGAAACAACATTCATATCTCCTGCATGAAAGTGTGGGCTGACCATCAGAGCAGGTCCAAGACAGACGGCATGGTGAAGTGTCCACTGTGCCGGGAGGACTTTTGCATGTTAAAGATGCTGCTGGAACAG GTGAAAAATGCTGGTCAGCTGTGTACCTCCTCAGAGAGAGAGCGTTTGGAGAAACACCTGGGGATCCCATGCAACAACTGCAGAATCTGTCCTGttgttggaaaatgttttaa GTGCAGTGTGTGCAGTTATTACCACCTGTGTGAGGACTGCTTTAAGAGAAACTGCCATCCTCAACACAGCTTTGCCGTGAGAATG AAAAGAAATCAATCATGGCAAGTAATGATGGAAAGCAAGAAAAGCTTAACTGTCAATCAAGAGACGAACACTAA CAGTGAAACTGCTGTAATGTCAGATGTGGTTCCAGAGCACGTTTTGAGGATGTTCCCAGTAATACAAGTTCACCAACGTTCCCGACTACTGGAACATGGAGTACAGTGTCGCCTTTGCCTTCAGAGCTTCCACGTGGGCCAGCAGGTTAAAACTCTCCCCTGTCGACACAAG TTTCATTCTGGCTGTATCAAGACATGGTTACGACAGTCCATCTGCTGCCCTGTGGACTGGCATGTCATCTACAACCCTCTCACATGGAGTGGCAATGACATTAAGACAACTAGCACAGCACTCCCTGCTAGTAGTGCCCAGGTCAATCTTACTGATCAGCAGAACACAGAGTTGTATGTACCTGGTATTGGCTTGCAGAGGAAAGAAATATCTGACATATCTAAAGCAGCCTCACTGGCTCCCGTTTCTCTCAAATCCATGGTCCAGAACACCCAGGCCCTCTGCATCGACAGCAAACAGTTCTGTGAATCCAGATCCATGCAGAGGTGCCCGTCTTTGGAACAAGCTCCAGTCTTGGCCTCTAAGAAGAGAATGCATGCAAAGACATCCTGTCCGAGCTTGTCCTTGTCTCCTGCAGTTGTGAGGATGGAACTATCTAGGGGAACCCAACGGAGCTTGTTTGTGGGTTTCAATAAGCTTGACAACAAACCCCAACGCAAGGCAAGCTCTGTTCATGGGCAGATGAGACCAGTGAGGTTGGAGGGTGATGGTGTGGGTGTACGAACATGGTCGAGCAGCGGAGATCAAAGCATTCTTGACTTACAGCCAACAAGTATACCTATCAGTGCTAAACATGAAAGGAActaa
- the fam171b gene encoding protein FAM171B, with protein MPHPAAYLLLLLSVAFALTEAAELKGLEHNAETPSRKGRREETATAPAELFSSLTLKVWVKDASSQRYLSGAAVRVFVNGSLLQSSQTEENGEVLLTVPYQLGVTLTLVASMEAYVPTQLPWKTTKMPIFSAVTMSLVPQTQGNIWLFEDTVLITRKTSDVLSQPIVQFPKSLLLLPENASISTVTAYLTVPAPPPEKDSHFCTMGVFNNKGVSGYRSVKLSPVAVLSTQLLSDEKEIDIKGPIQLTVPLPYHAHLRASDSLPAWTFDMTTGMWVNKGIGSVRMERNGLVWTYVAPHLGNWIAAPSPTSNGYGGHASSMDFISYHTYLLVGILGGTLVIIIGFLSVILCHCRELSHETERKRWNSTRLSIIKKDQTTSTSSDEVHEPLYNNGDHNGDRSYSMATRSAGVSASPRHQANYNIYVDNVCRPAGNLYENIGSAGLENLRVTVPNLYVNSDEVAKLRELSEQSASRQAPGDNSAYRDKLFHIYNQPMAIVQAPEHFPAQGQAESTGSRCATFPRNGMEHGAQTERNLKDSFTQTLPKVPQQDNNVQPVLEGPQTSNANLGIWGRYSHLLESVSVPGTLNEAAGMGPFHGELQGISEQTLLELSKVKPSPLPPRAWFVSLDGKPAAQVRHSVIELQGRHRPGSSNDTSLDSGVDMNELQQLVRKNEQEGPSITNMPKVARGRGHEEQDLSSSEIGSPEDTSLRNTLEGSSAAIPNIPEDQDAGDTSSESRSTPPPRRLRKVRDKRPDKKMTRHVKEERTQTKR; from the exons ATGCCGCATCCCGCCGCGTACCTGCTGCTGCTTCTGTCCGTCGCGTTCGCGCTCACCGAGGCCGCGGAGCTGAAGGGTCTCGAGCACAATGCGGAGACGCCTTCGCGCAAAGGACGTCGGGAGGAGACGGCGACCGCGCCTGCGG AGCTGTTTTCATCTCTGACGCTAAAGGTGTGGGTGAAGGACGCATCTAGTCAGCGGTACCTGAGCGGCGCCGCAGTCCGGGTGTTTGTGAACGGGTCTCTGCTACAGTCTAGCCAAACTGAGGAGAATGGAGAGGTTCTTCTGACTGTACCCTACCAGCTGGGGGTCACCCTCACTCTGGTGGCCAGCATGGAGGCCTACGTGCCCACTCAGCTGCCCTGGAAAACCACTAAGATGCCCA TATTTTCTGCTGTCACGATGTCCCTGGTCCCACAAACCCAAGGCAACATCTGGCTCTTTGAAGACACCGTGTTGATAACTCGAAAAACATCTG ACGTATTATCACAACCCATTGTCCAGTTCCCCAAGAGCCTTCTCTTGCTCCCGGAGAACGCCAGCATCTCCACGGTGACCGCTTATCTGACAGTTCCAGCTCCTCCTCCAGAAAAAGACAGTCATTTCTGTACCATGGGAGTCTTCAACAACAAAGGAG TTTCAGGATACAGGAGCGTGAAATTGAGCCCTGTGGCAGTGCTGAGTACTCAACTGCTGTCCGATGAGAAAGAGATTGACATCAAAGGGCCAATTCAGCTCACAGTACCTTTACCGTACCACGCCCATCTCCGAGCCTCCGACTCCCTGCCTGCCTGGACCTTTGACATGACCACAG GTATGTGGGTGAACAAGGGTATCGGCTCTGTCAGGATGGAGAGAAATGGTCTGGTCTGGACCTATGTGGCTCCTCACCTTGGCAACTGGATCGCAGCACCATCCCCAACGTCTAATG GTTACGGGGGACATGCATCTTCGATGGATTTCATCTCATACCATACATACCTTCTTGTGGGCATCTTGGGTGGGACTCTTGTAATCATAATTGGATTTTTATCTGTGATTTTATGTCACTGCAG AGAATTGAGCCATGAGACTGAAAGAAAAAGATGGAACTCCACCAGACTGTCAATCATCAAGAAAGACCAGACCACATCTACTAGTTCAGATGAAGTCCATGAGCCCTTGTACAATAATGGAGACCATAACGGAGATAGGTCTTACTCAATGGCCACAAGAAGCGCAGGTGTGTCAGCGTCCCCTCGACATCAAGCCAACTATAACATCTATGTCGATAATGTTTGCCGACCAGCAGGGAACCTGTACGAGAACATTGGATCTGCAGGCCTAGAGAACCTCAGAGTTACCGTGCCAAACTTGTACGTAAACAGCGATGAAGTAGCAAAGCTTAGAGAGTTGTCTGAACAAAGCGCCTCGCGGCAAGCTCCTGGGGATAATTCAGCATATCGAGACAAGCTGTTCCACATCTACAACCAGCCTATGGCCATTGTCCAAGCTCCAGAGCATTTCCCTGCCCAGGGACAGGCTGAGTCCACTGGAAGCCGATGCGCCACCTTTCCCCGAAACGGCATGGAGCACGGAGCACAGACTGAGCGAAACTTGAAAGACAGTTTCACCCAGACACTGCCAAAAGTCCCACAACAAGACAACAATGTGCAGCCCGTTCTAGAAGGCCCACAGACATCCAATGCCAACCTAGGAATCTGGGGCCGCTATAGCCACTTGCTcgagtctgtctctgtcccggGGACCCTGAACGAGGCAGCTGGAATGGGTCCTTTCCATGGTGAGCTACAGGGAATCTCTGAGCAGACCCTGCTGGAGCTTTCCAAGGTCAAGCCTTCTCCTCTGCCTCCTCGGGCATGGTTTGTGTCTTTGGATGGTAAACCAGCAGCCCAAGTACGCCACTCTGTAATCGAACTCCAAGGCAGGCATCGGCCAGGCAGCAGCAACGACACCAGCCTGGACTCTGGGGTGGACATGAATGAGCTCCAGCAGTTAGTACGAAAGAATGAGCAGGAAGGACCCTCGATCACCAACATGCCCAAAGTAGCAAGGGGCCGTGGCCACGAGGAACAGGACTTGAGTAGTAGCGAAATCGGAAGTCCTGAAGATACATCTTTGAGGAACACACTGGAAGGCAGCAGTGCAGCTATCCCAAATATCCCAGAGGATCAAGATGCTGGTGATACATCCAGCGAGTCCAGATCCACCCCACCACCCAGAAGACTGCGCAAGGTGCGGGACAAAAGGCCTGATAAGAAAATGACTCGACATGTGAAGGAGGAAAGAACGCAAACAAAACGTTAG